In one window of Paraflavitalea soli DNA:
- a CDS encoding YcxB family protein, which translates to MLVLKYHLTEEEYFDYNYFTAWASPEKKGYRIRYYLRVFLLYTGVAVLFIISRHSKQLLWDFIIFGIIAITYFLLVPWLIRRSIGRRVKDILRQPENQHVLGEAEVILMDTGIIDKDEAAESKYSWDAIVRKAETPSCYFLYTNSYHAIVIPKRAIRNPADKQELERMLSQHLSLTSEFSKEED; encoded by the coding sequence ATGTTAGTTCTCAAATACCATCTTACCGAAGAAGAATACTTCGACTACAATTACTTCACAGCCTGGGCTTCGCCAGAGAAGAAAGGCTATCGGATCCGCTATTACCTGCGGGTATTCCTCCTGTATACAGGTGTGGCCGTATTGTTTATCATCAGCCGGCACAGCAAGCAGCTGCTGTGGGACTTTATCATTTTTGGCATCATTGCCATTACCTATTTCCTGCTGGTGCCCTGGCTTATCCGGAGGTCCATTGGCCGCCGGGTGAAAGATATCCTGCGCCAACCCGAAAATCAGCATGTACTGGGCGAGGCGGAGGTGATATTGATGGATACGGGCATCATTGACAAAGATGAGGCGGCAGAATCCAAATACAGCTGGGATGCCATTGTACGCAAAGCAGAAACGCCGTCCTGTTATTTTTTATATACCAACTCCTACCATGCCATCGTTATACCTAAGCGGGCTATCCGCAATCCGGCCGACAAACAGGAATTGGAGCGAATGCTAAGCCAGCACCTTTCACTCACTTCGGAATTCAGCAAAGAAGAAGATTAA
- a CDS encoding transglutaminase family protein has translation MEENKEISALFHLLDDPDAEVYNVVSTRIIDYGKGIIPNLENLWENTISEEVQERIEVLIHRLHLRDLSEEVVQWDKNAHQDLLTGALLVARFQYPELATATVYQEIEKLRRNIWLELNNYLTPLEQVNVLTSILYNYYSLRGAEVGYQHPEEFLINKQLETKRGNAIANGILYLILSELLDVPIRAINIPRQFVLAYFKSDYDFTRQSTDSLYKAEFFIDPMSGQVFTHKDVENYFKRISVPPVPSYFKPLSNKRIIQTLLEEFSKCFDTDKTRYKQQELMGLAEMIVEQPEDDPNIDVDPPPPTDPE, from the coding sequence ATGGAAGAAAATAAGGAAATATCGGCGCTTTTTCATTTGTTAGACGATCCTGACGCAGAGGTGTACAACGTGGTATCTACCCGCATCATTGATTATGGTAAAGGGATCATCCCCAACCTGGAAAACCTGTGGGAGAATACGATCAGCGAGGAAGTACAGGAAAGGATCGAAGTGTTGATCCACCGCCTTCATCTCCGCGATCTTTCAGAAGAGGTAGTGCAATGGGATAAGAATGCACACCAGGACCTTCTTACAGGCGCGCTGCTGGTTGCCCGCTTTCAATATCCTGAACTGGCTACAGCCACTGTATACCAGGAGATTGAAAAGCTGCGCCGCAATATCTGGCTCGAGCTGAATAACTACCTCACGCCGTTGGAACAGGTGAATGTACTCACCAGCATCCTGTACAATTATTACAGCCTGCGGGGTGCAGAAGTTGGCTACCAGCATCCCGAAGAATTTCTCATCAACAAGCAACTGGAAACCAAAAGAGGCAATGCCATTGCCAACGGTATCCTGTACCTCATCCTGAGTGAATTGCTGGATGTACCTATCCGGGCTATCAATATCCCCCGCCAGTTTGTGCTGGCTTATTTCAAATCGGATTATGATTTCACCCGCCAGTCAACGGACTCCCTGTACAAGGCGGAATTCTTTATAGACCCTATGAGTGGGCAGGTATTTACCCATAAAGATGTAGAGAACTATTTCAAGCGCATTAGTGTACCACCGGTACCTTCCTACTTTAAACCGCTCTCCAACAAACGGATCATTCAAACCCTGCTGGAAGAATTCAGCAAATGCTTTGACACGGACAAAACCCGCTACAAGCAACAGGAGTTGATGGGCCTGGCCGAAATGATCGTGGAGCAGCCGGAAGATGATCCCAATATAGATGTTGATCCGCCTCCACCGACAGATCCTGAATAA
- a CDS encoding Dps family protein gives MKANIGLTEKNAQQIALTLNKILADEHILYAKTHNYHWNYVGDNFMEMHKFFEGQYEALAEMIDEVAERIRTIGHFAEGRLKEYLKLTELEEPAPTPDQQKQVRNLLDDHETVIRYLRKQVDEMQDKLKDAGTADFLTGLMEKHEKMAWMLRSYLK, from the coding sequence ATGAAAGCCAATATTGGTCTTACTGAAAAAAACGCCCAGCAGATCGCCCTCACCTTAAACAAAATACTGGCGGATGAGCACATCCTCTATGCCAAAACACACAACTACCATTGGAATTATGTGGGTGATAATTTCATGGAAATGCACAAGTTCTTTGAAGGTCAATATGAGGCGCTTGCCGAAATGATCGATGAGGTAGCAGAACGCATCCGCACCATTGGCCATTTTGCCGAAGGCCGCCTGAAAGAATACCTGAAACTTACCGAACTGGAAGAGCCTGCTCCTACGCCTGATCAGCAAAAGCAGGTACGTAACCTGCTGGATGACCATGAAACGGTTATTCGCTATCTGCGCAAGCAGGTAGATGAAATGCAGGACAAGCTGAAAGATGCCGGTACCGCCGACTTCCTCACTGGCCTGATGGAGAAACATGAGAAGATGGCCTGGATGCTGCGCTCTTACCTGAAGTAA
- a CDS encoding LytR/AlgR family response regulator transcription factor — MENNKIRCLVVDDEPLAAEVLEKYISQLDSLTLVGKCSHAIEALDFLQQHKVDLLFLDIQMPRLSGIDFIRTLQRRPKVILTTAFRDYAVEGFELNVLDYLVKPIPFERFLGAINKYHAARETAVALPTVVTPPVSGIAPDAFIYLKADKKMVKVFLKDILYIESLKDYVKVKTVEKEIITWQRISYLEEKLPDENFLRIHRSYIVAMNKIKSFNAAFIEIGDQELPIGRQYKAGVMKALGFNEQA; from the coding sequence ATGGAAAACAATAAGATCAGGTGCCTGGTAGTGGACGATGAGCCCCTGGCTGCTGAAGTGCTGGAAAAATACATCAGCCAGCTGGATTCCTTAACCCTGGTGGGTAAGTGCAGCCATGCTATCGAGGCCCTGGATTTTTTACAGCAGCATAAGGTAGACCTTTTGTTCCTCGACATTCAGATGCCCCGTTTATCGGGCATCGACTTCATCCGGACCTTGCAAAGAAGACCAAAAGTAATCCTTACAACTGCCTTTCGTGATTATGCCGTAGAGGGGTTTGAGCTCAACGTACTCGACTACCTGGTAAAGCCGATTCCTTTTGAACGGTTCCTGGGGGCCATTAATAAATACCATGCTGCCCGGGAAACGGCCGTTGCGTTGCCAACTGTCGTCACGCCACCGGTAAGCGGTATTGCGCCCGATGCGTTTATTTACCTGAAGGCAGATAAGAAGATGGTGAAAGTGTTCCTGAAGGATATACTATATATAGAAAGTCTGAAGGATTATGTGAAAGTGAAAACCGTAGAGAAAGAGATCATTACCTGGCAGCGCATCAGCTACCTCGAAGAGAAGTTGCCGGATGAGAATTTCCTGCGCATCCATCGTTCCTATATCGTTGCCATGAATAAGATAAAGTCCTTTAATGCGGCCTTCATTGAAATAGGCGACCAGGAATTACCCATCGGCCGCCAGTATAAGGCAGGGGTTATGAAAGCCCTGGGCTTTAATGAACAGGCATAA
- a CDS encoding sensor histidine kinase: MKSFYIANNRVLTHILFWVGYMAVYTGVHTGDDDMMEYFLYEVQRLPGAMLVAYVNMYLLYPRFFVKRQYAAYTIAAIVLLFVSSVICRIITEKWFEPLFFPTTTYREPIFVWYMLFKSMVWFLSPVLFFTLIIKILQQWFRQERRQQQVEKEKLSAELNFLKAQVHPHFLFNTLNNLYALTLQASPAAPTVVLKLSELMSYMLYDSQANLISLKKEVQHVKNYIELEKLRYNDRLEVSMNVSGDIEQVSIAPLLLIPFVENAFKHGVSNETDNVWVTIDIKAWAGWLSIKVENSYNDTLPAAGESADKNGIGLQNVTRRLNLMYPQAHELVIDKEPGRFSVDLKIKMP, translated from the coding sequence GTGAAAAGCTTTTATATAGCCAACAACCGGGTACTTACCCATATTCTTTTCTGGGTAGGGTATATGGCCGTGTACACCGGCGTACATACGGGCGATGATGACATGATGGAGTATTTCCTGTATGAAGTACAGCGGCTTCCCGGCGCCATGCTGGTGGCTTATGTTAATATGTACCTATTGTATCCCCGTTTCTTCGTAAAGCGGCAATATGCTGCTTATACCATTGCTGCCATCGTATTGTTGTTTGTCAGTTCTGTTATCTGTCGCATCATCACCGAGAAATGGTTTGAACCCTTATTCTTCCCAACTACTACTTATCGTGAACCCATTTTTGTGTGGTACATGCTGTTTAAGAGTATGGTGTGGTTCCTGAGCCCCGTATTGTTTTTCACCCTCATCATTAAAATACTGCAACAATGGTTCCGGCAGGAACGCCGGCAGCAACAGGTAGAAAAGGAAAAGCTAAGCGCCGAACTTAATTTCCTGAAAGCACAGGTGCATCCTCATTTCCTGTTCAATACACTCAATAACCTGTATGCACTTACCCTGCAGGCATCGCCTGCGGCGCCCACCGTGGTGTTGAAGCTCTCTGAACTCATGAGTTATATGTTGTACGATTCCCAGGCAAACCTTATCTCCCTGAAAAAGGAAGTGCAGCATGTAAAGAATTATATTGAGCTGGAAAAGCTGCGCTATAACGATCGGTTGGAGGTTTCCATGAATGTATCGGGCGACATAGAGCAGGTAAGCATCGCCCCCTTGTTGCTGATCCCTTTTGTAGAAAATGCTTTTAAGCATGGGGTAAGCAACGAGACGGACAATGTATGGGTTACCATCGACATCAAAGCATGGGCCGGCTGGCTGAGTATAAAAGTGGAGAATAGTTATAACGATACTTTGCCTGCTGCCGGGGAGAGTGCGGATAAAAATGGCATCGGCTTACAAAATGTAACCCGGAGATTGAACTTAATGTATCCGCAGGCCCATGAACTGGTCATCGATAAAGAGCCCGGCCGTTTTAGTGTAGACCTGAAAATAAAAATGCCCTGA
- a CDS encoding outer membrane beta-barrel family protein produces MYYLIQSALRPFFLLILLWSLLQPLPAFTQARPRAADTTVARMKDDTLKSVTVTGRRLAIERKADRTIITVDGLITNAGGNAWETLEQLPGIQTMNDQISLKGKSGVSVYIDDKPTYLQGDDLASYLKSLPASIIDKIEFMSNPPAQYDAAGNGGIINIRLKKSRIKGFNGNILSENIRGRRTRLSQSLNLNLRTNKLNIYGNASNYNGEGVAQSNSLRTYAPDNNNTLYSLTQNGRATVRNDRIFLKSGIDLYASPRTTWGFSASHMYWKATEYRLFAGRQTYATPAATDSVTDMNNTIRTATRNTSLTLNYQHLYDSAGRQLTADVDYIRYGESYGALNITTLAASDGSVANREARYYQQPFTIDIYSVKADYVLPVRKGIKWSMGYKSSFTRASNTAIYSGTINEVTIPEYSVNNRFNYREDIHAAYVNYTTEWKKLAIQVAGRMEHTSLQGHQQDAAKSRDTVFTRTYFNLFPTVFLSYKPGKKGNHQVTFSYGKRIDRPGYTSLRPFETPLDKYNYRIGNPYLRPELSDNIELAWLFRNNYSASLFYNHLKNGIEETIEVRDNVFYRRPNNVSSKQVMGFSLDGSIRITRDWIINPVIQYTWTLLATQLNNQDLRVRGGNWHLSANTQLSLPKGWTIELAPDYSSREVYVQYVQAPTWYIHSGISKKIWKDNAVIKLNFRDMFYTRQDNQDLSHVKDVSGYSKRTWDTQSITLALSYRFSKGTKGVPSGGGRQAEELKRLGDAQ; encoded by the coding sequence GTGTATTACCTCATTCAGTCAGCCTTACGACCCTTTTTCCTGCTGATCCTCCTCTGGAGCCTTTTACAACCTCTTCCGGCATTTACCCAGGCAAGGCCCAGGGCAGCTGACACAACTGTCGCCCGGATGAAGGACGATACCTTAAAGAGCGTTACCGTCACCGGCCGGCGATTAGCGATTGAACGCAAGGCCGACCGGACGATCATCACAGTAGACGGATTGATCACCAATGCCGGTGGCAATGCCTGGGAAACATTGGAGCAACTGCCGGGTATACAGACCATGAATGACCAGATCAGCCTGAAAGGCAAGTCGGGGGTAAGTGTCTATATCGACGACAAGCCCACCTACCTGCAGGGTGATGACCTGGCCAGTTACCTCAAGTCTTTACCGGCCAGCATCATCGACAAGATCGAGTTCATGAGTAATCCGCCCGCGCAATATGATGCGGCAGGCAATGGAGGCATCATCAATATCCGGTTAAAGAAAAGCAGGATCAAAGGATTCAATGGCAATATACTGTCGGAAAATATCCGGGGCCGGCGAACCCGGCTATCGCAAAGTCTTAACCTCAACCTACGGACCAATAAGCTCAATATATACGGCAATGCTTCGAATTATAATGGTGAAGGGGTTGCACAATCCAACAGTCTCAGAACCTACGCCCCCGACAACAACAATACCTTATACAGCCTTACGCAAAACGGCCGTGCCACGGTGCGCAACGACAGGATCTTTCTTAAATCGGGCATAGACCTGTATGCCTCCCCGAGGACTACCTGGGGATTCAGCGCCAGTCATATGTATTGGAAGGCTACGGAGTACAGACTGTTTGCAGGCCGGCAAACGTATGCCACGCCTGCTGCGACGGACAGTGTTACCGATATGAATAATACCATTCGCACGGCCACCCGCAACACGAGCCTCACGTTGAACTACCAGCACCTGTACGACAGTGCGGGCAGGCAACTAACGGCAGACGTTGATTATATACGGTATGGGGAAAGTTATGGGGCATTGAATATTACCACCCTGGCAGCAAGCGATGGCTCGGTGGCTAACCGGGAGGCACGCTACTACCAACAACCTTTTACAATAGATATTTATTCGGTCAAGGCCGATTATGTGCTGCCGGTGCGCAAAGGCATCAAATGGAGCATGGGTTATAAATCTTCCTTTACCCGGGCCAGCAATACCGCTATTTATTCCGGCACTATCAACGAGGTGACCATACCGGAATATTCGGTCAACAACCGGTTCAACTACCGGGAGGATATCCATGCGGCCTATGTGAATTATACCACTGAGTGGAAAAAGCTGGCGATACAGGTAGCAGGCAGAATGGAGCACACTTCACTGCAAGGGCACCAGCAGGACGCTGCAAAAAGCCGGGATACCGTCTTTACAAGAACTTATTTCAACCTGTTTCCCACTGTATTCTTATCGTACAAACCGGGTAAGAAAGGAAATCACCAGGTGACCTTCTCTTATGGTAAGCGGATCGACCGGCCGGGTTATACCTCCCTGCGTCCGTTTGAAACACCCCTGGACAAATACAATTACCGGATCGGGAACCCTTATTTACGTCCGGAGCTTTCCGACAATATTGAACTTGCCTGGCTATTCAGGAATAATTATTCGGCTTCTCTTTTCTACAATCACTTGAAAAATGGTATTGAAGAAACGATAGAAGTCAGGGACAATGTTTTTTACCGGCGCCCCAATAATGTAAGCAGCAAGCAGGTGATGGGTTTTTCGCTCGACGGCAGCATCCGCATCACCCGTGATTGGATAATCAACCCGGTGATACAATATACCTGGACGCTGCTGGCTACACAGCTAAATAACCAGGACCTGCGTGTACGGGGCGGCAACTGGCACCTGTCGGCCAACACGCAACTCAGTCTTCCCAAAGGCTGGACGATCGAATTAGCGCCCGACTATTCATCGCGGGAGGTATACGTACAATATGTACAGGCCCCCACCTGGTATATCCATTCGGGCATCAGCAAAAAAATATGGAAGGACAATGCTGTTATCAAACTCAACTTCCGGGATATGTTTTATACCCGTCAGGATAACCAGGACCTCAGTCATGTAAAGGATGTAAGCGGTTACAGTAAACGTACCTGGGATACACAAAGCATTACCCTGGCGCTGAGTTACCGGTTTAGTAAAGGCACGAAGGGTGTACCGTCAGGAGGCGGCAGACAAGCGGAAGAACTCAAACGACTGGGGGATGCGCAATAA
- a CDS encoding methyltransferase, translating into MEPLTPSTRILQIIAGHWLSCSVYVAAKLNIAELLANGPQTVEALAAASGSHAPSLYRLLRALAAEGIFEETSKGVFSITPAATALQEDAPGNVKAFVLALLGEHYHGWGELLYSVQTGGIAFDHHFGTDIWSWYRSHPAEGLNFMKAMTAMTQYVDKAIIAAYDFSGFNTIVDVGGGNGALLMAILKATPAATGIVYDAPYVIEKTAEAIAANGLTNRCGVKGGDFFKSVPPGADAYIMKYILHDWYEEDAIRLLRNCSEVMKPGDKLLAFDAVIPEGNGPHPGKLFDITMLVATGGRERTAQEFQYLFEQAGLQFNRVIPLALPDVSIVEGEKL; encoded by the coding sequence ATGGAACCTCTTACTCCTTCTACCCGTATTTTGCAGATCATTGCGGGGCACTGGTTGTCCTGTAGTGTGTATGTTGCTGCTAAGCTGAATATAGCCGAGCTGTTGGCTAATGGGCCACAAACTGTAGAGGCCCTTGCTGCAGCCAGCGGTAGTCATGCTCCTTCTCTCTACCGTTTATTGCGGGCCCTGGCCGCCGAAGGTATTTTTGAAGAGACCTCAAAAGGCGTCTTTTCTATTACTCCAGCTGCTACAGCTCTTCAGGAGGATGCCCCTGGCAACGTAAAGGCCTTTGTCCTGGCATTACTTGGAGAACATTATCATGGCTGGGGTGAATTGCTCTATAGCGTACAGACCGGAGGGATTGCTTTCGATCATCACTTTGGCACCGACATCTGGTCCTGGTATAGATCGCATCCTGCTGAAGGGCTTAATTTCATGAAGGCCATGACTGCCATGACGCAATACGTGGATAAGGCCATTATAGCAGCTTATGATTTTTCAGGATTCAATACCATCGTGGATGTGGGCGGCGGTAACGGCGCTTTACTGATGGCCATATTGAAAGCAACGCCTGCCGCCACAGGTATTGTATATGATGCCCCATATGTAATAGAAAAAACAGCGGAAGCCATTGCAGCGAATGGTCTTACAAACAGGTGTGGGGTAAAGGGAGGCGACTTCTTTAAAAGTGTTCCTCCCGGAGCTGATGCCTACATCATGAAATACATATTGCATGACTGGTATGAGGAGGATGCGATCCGTTTGCTGCGCAATTGTAGCGAAGTGATGAAGCCGGGGGATAAATTGCTGGCGTTTGATGCAGTGATCCCTGAAGGCAATGGGCCGCATCCGGGAAAATTGTTTGACATCACTATGCTGGTTGCTACTGGTGGCCGTGAACGTACGGCACAGGAATTCCAATATTTGTTTGAACAGGCAGGGTTACAATTCAACCGCGTAATACCATTGGCACTACCCGATGTTAGCATAGTGGAAGGGGAAAAGCTGTAA
- a CDS encoding RagB/SusD family nutrient uptake outer membrane protein — translation MNPIIKRTLSILSVAGLVAAAGCDKGWLEPKPQSFFTPENAFNDAAGMRAGLVACARNARIEYYGDNPPILTEMLFSEVSVEGITDKSGPAQDLNLLITPDNTAFDDADHSRIGYYWREGYRGIKYANSVITFIDNAKWNSQEERNAILGSAYFHRALRYYRLANQFGDIPVPLKEYNYPKLDFQTVKREVVLKKIKEDLEFAEKWVSDNVNRGEVTKGAVRHLLTKVYLALGMFDEAITMSTTLINSGTYSLMRNPFGATKKNVIWDLHRPENKSLGENKEGLFMIIDRFGDGQFDGGIRIMRQAVPYWGTYITTPIGRKGTADGVAANIEYVQSNFIGRGIGRCRPTPYSQYEIWDDANDLRHAKGNWMNMEDMVYNDPDLKKPSGTNPPDTSYMKNLRLRHPVTGALLCSDTIRSWFGWPQYKIFIPDAENSPMQGGHTDWYMFRLAETYLLRAEAYFWKGELDNALADINQVRTRAQCAAYLDASQVNMDMILDERARELFFEEPRKTELTRISFLFAKTGKVAENGKTYKLDNFSDDNYFYDRIIANNVFYRTGIVTNHGDKYTISPYHVLWPVPSSAIQANSSARMNQNKGYVGFAGNVPALDTIPIDK, via the coding sequence ATGAATCCGATCATAAAACGAACGCTCTCTATACTCTCCGTAGCCGGCCTGGTTGCCGCCGCCGGTTGCGACAAAGGTTGGCTGGAGCCTAAGCCGCAATCCTTCTTCACGCCGGAAAATGCTTTTAATGATGCCGCCGGTATGCGTGCGGGCCTGGTAGCCTGCGCACGGAATGCCCGTATTGAATATTATGGTGATAATCCGCCCATCCTCACCGAAATGTTGTTTTCTGAAGTAAGCGTGGAAGGCATTACCGATAAATCGGGCCCTGCGCAAGACCTCAACCTGCTCATCACCCCCGACAATACCGCCTTTGATGATGCTGATCACTCCAGAATTGGTTATTACTGGCGCGAAGGATACAGGGGTATCAAATATGCCAACTCCGTGATCACCTTTATCGACAATGCCAAATGGAATTCGCAGGAAGAACGTAATGCGATCTTAGGATCAGCTTATTTCCATCGGGCATTGCGGTATTACCGCCTCGCCAACCAGTTTGGCGATATCCCCGTGCCCCTGAAAGAATACAATTACCCCAAGCTGGATTTCCAGACCGTAAAAAGGGAAGTTGTGTTGAAGAAAATAAAGGAAGACCTGGAATTTGCAGAAAAATGGGTATCCGACAATGTGAACAGGGGAGAGGTGACCAAGGGCGCCGTACGCCACCTGCTCACCAAAGTGTACCTCGCACTGGGTATGTTTGATGAAGCCATTACCATGTCTACTACCCTTATCAACAGCGGCACCTATAGCCTGATGCGCAATCCTTTTGGCGCTACCAAAAAGAACGTGATCTGGGACCTTCACCGGCCGGAGAATAAATCCCTGGGTGAAAATAAGGAAGGTCTGTTCATGATCATCGATCGATTTGGCGATGGCCAGTTTGATGGCGGCATTCGCATCATGCGCCAGGCCGTTCCTTATTGGGGTACTTATATCACTACACCCATTGGACGGAAGGGTACTGCCGATGGCGTAGCTGCCAATATCGAATATGTGCAATCCAATTTTATCGGCAGGGGTATTGGCCGTTGCCGTCCTACACCGTACAGCCAGTATGAGATATGGGACGATGCCAACGACCTGCGCCATGCCAAAGGCAACTGGATGAATATGGAAGACATGGTGTATAATGACCCCGATCTGAAGAAGCCATCAGGCACTAATCCTCCGGATACTTCCTATATGAAGAACCTGCGCCTGCGTCATCCCGTAACTGGGGCACTCCTTTGTTCCGATACCATCCGGAGTTGGTTTGGCTGGCCGCAATACAAGATCTTCATTCCCGATGCTGAGAACTCACCCATGCAGGGTGGTCATACAGACTGGTATATGTTTCGCCTGGCTGAGACCTATCTGCTAAGGGCCGAAGCTTATTTCTGGAAGGGAGAACTGGACAACGCACTGGCCGATATCAACCAGGTAAGAACACGTGCCCAATGTGCCGCCTACCTCGATGCCAGCCAGGTGAATATGGACATGATACTGGATGAGCGCGCCCGGGAGCTCTTTTTTGAAGAGCCGCGCAAAACAGAGCTGACCCGTATCTCCTTCCTCTTTGCCAAAACAGGCAAGGTGGCAGAGAACGGCAAGACCTATAAACTCGACAACTTCTCCGATGACAATTATTTCTATGACCGTATCATTGCCAACAATGTCTTTTACAGAACAGGCATTGTGACCAACCACGGTGATAAATATACCATCAGCCCTTACCACGTATTGTGGCCCGTGCCTTCATCGGCTATTCAGGCCAACAGCAGTGCCCGCATGAACCAGAATAAAGGGTATGTAGGCTTTGCCGGTAATGTACCTGCACTGGATACGATACCGATCGATAAATAA